The nucleotide window ATACTATAAAGAGCCGGAAGAGAGGAGCAGATGAAGATGAGAATTGCAGTAATAGGAGATTTGCATTATCCCTCGTTGAAAGACACGTATGCGTTTATTCAAAAGGATCGGCAGGCATTTTATGACACATTTATTGAGCGGTTTTTTTCAGTTCCTGCTGATTTGTATGTATCCATTGGAGATTTGACAAACTATGGATTGCCGGATGAGCTTGAGGATATCTATTCTTATATCCGACGCCATGAAAAACCATTTGTGCATGTGCTAGGTAATCATGACATTTATGGGCTGGCTCGCGACGAAGTTCTGGCTATTACGAAGCAAGAGCGATTTCATGTCATGCCGACTGAGTCAGCCGTTTTGGTTTTTATTGATACAGCAAAAGAACAGGATTTTGATGACTGGGGCGGCACGCTGGATTTAACGCAGCTGGAATGGCTGGAAAGTGTCATGGAACAGTCAGGGAACCTGCCGCTCATTCTGTTTGCCCATCATCCGGTTCACGGGACAACCACTAATTTTGAAAAAGAAAAACTTTGCATTCATCCAGACGTGCCAATCTGGGAATTGTTAAGTAAAAAACAAGGGCTTGGACTCTATGTAAACGGGCATAATCACTTCAATTCCATTGCCGAGAGAGACCACTGGAACTTCCTGCAGCTTGCGGCGGTATTGGACGAACAAGCAGTACGTGTGATTGAGGTGGCCGATTCTCATATTTCTATTAATTCTGTGGATCTTTCTGATGCTCAACTGAAACAGCAAGCACAGGTAATA belongs to Planococcus lenghuensis and includes:
- a CDS encoding metallophosphoesterase family protein, with protein sequence MRIAVIGDLHYPSLKDTYAFIQKDRQAFYDTFIERFFSVPADLYVSIGDLTNYGLPDELEDIYSYIRRHEKPFVHVLGNHDIYGLARDEVLAITKQERFHVMPTESAVLVFIDTAKEQDFDDWGGTLDLTQLEWLESVMEQSGNLPLILFAHHPVHGTTTNFEKEKLCIHPDVPIWELLSKKQGLGLYVNGHNHFNSIAERDHWNFLQLAAVLDEQAVRVIEVADSHISINSVDLSDAQLKQQAQVIGEAIDHFRLNPFSSGTGANANQVISLSPPIPAK